DNA sequence from the Lagopus muta isolate bLagMut1 chromosome 23, bLagMut1 primary, whole genome shotgun sequence genome:
TTCTCACCAGTCagttggaagaaataaaaatgcaaataaagaaacagaaagatctGGAAAATGGAGAGGTTGAAAATGAAGATGCAAGCTTCTCTAGCAGGGGGAAACATGACAGAGCTAAATACAGGGCTGTTGCAGCAGATTTCACAGCTGCCAAGCACAAACCAAGGGAGGTTTCGCCCCAGCAGCGCCGGGAGAGAGTGAGAAACAGAGATTTCTCCTTCAGCAATGACAGCTCCAGCCATGGCGGTAAGCAGACAGCCAGCCCGAGCCTCAtgagcaggaaggcaggaaaggCATCGGGTGCAGCTGCCCTTGCAGAAGTTGCTGCAACAGACGTGAAAAGACTGGAAGAGAAGTGTTTGGTTTCCACTTTTTCATCTGGTCAGAAGGAAGCTTCCTTCACGCAGAACGAGGGGAAGAGATCCAAAGAGCAGCCCTCTGTCCTCAGTCGTTACCCCCCCGCTGCCCATGAGCAGAAATCTTGGAAAACACCTCCCAAACCCGTTAGCGAGCTGAGATCCAAGGCTGAAAAACCATCTCAGGCAACCCGCGGCAGCTGCCAGAGCAGCGCAGACACGAGGGATGAAAAATCGAGCAGAGGGGAATCGGTGGCTTTGTTGGCTGAGAAGCTGAGAACAAATCAGGGAGAGGGGAGCGATGCTGCGGGGGACGCGCAGCAATGCAGGGGGCACTGCGCCGCTTCCAACGGCGTGGCCACCGCGTACAGGTGCCACGTCTCAGCAGCAGAGTCGGACTGTGTTGGCTCTAAGGCAGAAGCGGCGAACGCCTCGACTGCGTCGCACCGCCAGCCCTTGGAGGGAAGGGCTAAAAGAGCCGCCATCCCCCAGGAGAAGGAACTCACAGATGTGCCGCTGGAAAGCGTGAGAGCATCGCCACTAACGAAGCGTTCGCATCGCTCAAGGAGCCAGGAGGACATCCTGGAGATTCTTAAGGAGGATGCAGAgcagtctgcagcagcaggccaTGTAAGTGCTGGCTTAAAAGCGGACTCCAAAACCGTCCAGAGTAGTCATGAAAAACTTAATTCAGATGAAGAAATGGGGAGaagtaaaaaagcaaacactcaGTCGGATTTTGAGACGAGAAAGAAAGCCAATCCCAAGCAGTTCTCTAATTCCAGGGGAGTTTTTAGAGCATCTCTCTTTGAAAATGACAAAAGCGCTGTACACGAGGAGGACTCCTCTAAGGGTGTGAAACCGTCAGACGCCGACACTGGAGGACTCAAATCCAGAAGGTCGTTCAGCCCAAGAGAAGCTCTGAGGTCCAAAGCCATCATTAAACCTGCCATTGTGGAGAAGGACATGAAGGCCATCATGGGAGGGGCTGTCACTGAGACTGAGTCAGAGAAGCAGAAGTCTGTTTTTAAAGCGGTCACAAATAAAATGACGAGCAGTATCACAATCTTCCCTTCTGAGCCCACGGTTCCAAGGCCCAGCACGGacacagcaggaaaggaaaggcaTATTACCACCAGCAACATCAGGGTTGCTCCAAATGAACCCTCCCCGATAACCAACAGCCTCCCCCAACCTTTTGAGGTCGCGGTTAATAGAAGTGCCCTGAAAATATCTGAGACCGACAGGACTGGAGATGCGGTGCTGAGAAGTAGAACAGAAACGGTGGTCTCCAGGAGCAGCATTGTGATAAAGACTTCTGAGCCCCCCGAGAAGAGCGCTGAGCTCCCGTTGGACGCAGCCAGCTCCAGGAGCCACGGCTCTTCAGATTCCATTTCATCCGAAACCAAACACGTCACTCTGAGAAGTTCATGGAGAACAAGGCAAGGCTTACATTCCCTGGAGGACTCTCAAATAAAAGTGGAGAAGaacacagcttccagccctaCAAACACGTGCAGGAGTTCAGTGGACCTCTCCGAGATGGAAGGGAACAGCACTCAAACAAACTCCtcggagcagagctcagtgagGAGCAGCGCCAGCACCAACTCCTGGAACACCCCTGAGATGGGCTCCCGAAGGACCAAAAGTAACTTAAGTGCATCCGAACTGCTGACACGCAGGAACTACACCAGTGATCCCACCACAGCTTCCCCCTGGCACCGCACCACGCTACCTGTAAGTGTCCCCATGACGCACTCCTTGCCATATGATAATTAGATAATTACCCATTTGGTCTCACCGAGATCAGAGGAGATGGGTCCAGCTGGTGTAGGATCCgctgtgcttttcattgctttgtgtGGCACAGTCAGCTTGGAGTGGCGTTCTGGATGAGGAGATGAGGTGTGAGTAGGGGTGTCCCTCGGGTAGCTCCATTTGGGAAGGGCTGCACATGCGAAACCAGAGCCAGAACTGCTGGGCTCTGGACTGGAGGTGCTGTCTGGACATCTGAGCAGATCAGGGCTGGCTGGTTGCACAGGGTTGCTCCTTCCTTGGTCTGTATCATTACACCATCTGAAAAGTGAGGGCCATGGGAgtggatttcttcttttcctgttcccTTGGGTGCTGCTGAAGGGAGCGGTcactcagagcagggctgaCCCTCACCGATGGTCTGTCTCTTGCTGCCATGCTCACACTGCCCTTCCAGTCCATTAAATCCCACTGCATTTCCcacttctgctctttccttaaAGCTGATctaagcagctgctgccattccCGGTTACAAAGAGGAGCCAGTGGGGACAAATTCACAACCAGGTGACTGCAGCCCTGAGGAAGATGAGGTGGTGGCAGTGTGTGAAATGGTTCTACTTCTTTGGCAACAATAAGCACAGAAGCATTTGTACCATTTGCTTTGCAGAGAGTTTGTTGCCTGGTGTTGCAGTGTGCAGGTTGGCCTTCCAGATACATTTGGCCACTAAGAATACATCAGGAAACAAAATGGTGGTTGGCATTCATCAGCCTCAACGAACAGCCCAAATCTGCTGTTTTGAAGGGAGCTCTGGGGAATGGCATCACCCCCTGTGCTCGAGGCAGGTGTGTGCAGCCCCATCTCTATCCCACCTGTAGGAGTGAGGTTCCAAGTGATATCTTCTCCCTGGCCATAGTTCCTCATGTGCCACAGGCATGCTGGACTTGTGTTCCATGAATCTAGGCAGGTCTCCTTTTGCATAATGACAGCTCATGTACTTGGGAACACAGAGAGCCAGCCCTAGGCCTCCTGCTACAAGGTTGACTTTCTGGCAAACCACAAACATGCCTTGCAGCTCAAGAGGTCCTGCCTTGCAGCAGTCCTGCTGCTCGGCCTCACTaaatttcatccttttttttattgctaaCGAGCAGCTCTGAGCAAGGCTGCAGGACAGAAGCAGATCTTTGGGGGTCTGCTTGGGGTAGGTGCTGTAGGATCAGTGCTGGGGCAGAGGTGCAGGTGGAGGAGCAGCTCCCTCTGGTGCTTACAGCCCTTAAGAGAGAGCTGGGGAGCTGCATCACCTCCTGCTGTTATTCTCTTGGGCTCCATGTTTCAGGTAATGAAGTCAGTTTTCCACCAGCCCGATCTTTACTGAAAATCTGCAGTGGCTGCGTTAGTGCAGACACAAACAGCAGGCACAGATTGgacaagcagcagtgcagggtgaATGGTCTTGGTTTCTTCTTGTGGCTGCTGTTGGAGGGACGTACTGCAGAACTGAGGTGAAAAAACTTGAGGAAATCAGCATGCTTTGAGCCAACCCTGGGTTGCAGGGAGCTTTAAATCAGCATGCTGTGTGCCAACCCcaggctgcagggtgctgctgtccccaccTGCACATAGCACTGCCCAGGTCTCAGCAGGGCAAGCTGATCTGTCAGTGATGTGAGTGCCTCTCATGCCATTGCTGCAGCTTGGAAAGGCATCTGTCTGCCTGCTCGTCCCCCTGAACTCCTCACCTGTGAAAGCCTTTTTGGACAGCATGTCCAGCTGAGCAGTCCCATGGCACTGACACTGTCGGCTGCTCCAGGGGATGCAGCACCTCTGCTGACCCAGTCCCCTCTaaaggcagctgctgtgtcAGACAGGCGGTGCCCACCTGCTGGGAAGCTGCCCAGGTTCATCAAGATGACTGACATCATTACAATAGAGGATGCCTCCCTTCCTTGCTGTTCCTTGCACACGGGAGCTGCGCTGAGCTTTGTCCTCCGTCCCTCACAGTGCAGTGCCCCACGCCTTTTATCCCACATCAGTGcagctgcatttccctgagcaAAAGGTGAGTTCAGCATCACCAGGAGCTCTGTAGCATTCTGATGGTGACGTGCCTTACAACATGCTGGAACTTGTGTGCAGCAGAGCTATCAGACGAGGTTTTCCAGCCCAGTGATGGCAATAAGAGGCGCTGACATCTGCTGTTCCCAGGGAGCTCGTGGGGTCTCTGCACTCTGGAGCTCCAAGTGAGAGGCACAGCTGCTCCAAATAGCCCCCAGGCAGAAACTGTGGGCACCTGGGTCCCACGGGGTCCCATGGGGGTCTTGGCAGGCAGTCAAGAAAAGATCAGCAAGTGTAAAACGAAATATGGGTATTTATAAATGCCTCTGCCAGGAAAAGAGCACAAGGCGCTCCCTCATCACGTCCTCATTGCCAAGAAAATAGATTCAGGTTACCAGCCACCCCTCACCCGTGAGCTCAGACTCACAGTTGATGTTTTTAAGAGATTGCTTTGGTCACCAATTGAGGAGTTcctgctgccccacatcccTTCCTGAGTCTCCTGGGCCTGCAATGCTATGGGCCCAGGGATTGGACACAGCCCTGCGTGGCTGAGCAGAGGGTTCAACACCCAGAACTTAAGGCTGTAAATTATGG
Encoded proteins:
- the LUZP1 gene encoding leucine zipper protein 1, with product MAEFTGYKETSSRHLRFKLQSLSRRLDELEEATKNLQKAEDELLELQDKVIQAEGSNSSMLADIEALRKRVLKIEGKDEEIKKAEELCRLMKEKLEEEESLTRELKSEIEHLQKRMAELEKLEEAFGRSKNDCTQLCLSLNEERNLTKKISTELEILRVKVKELEASEEKMDKTEQSLTGELEKLKSLALSFISERKHFNEREKQNEKIIQELTLKLEQNNKLNRADQTRNASNLLERSSNNLLDRNDLRIEDDLTSALPSKETRRKGSVDYLKHVENETRNKSENQKNKNQEDNKVKDLTQEIERLKTQIKHFESLEEELKKMRAKNSDLQDSYLSEQNKNKLLTSQLEEIKMQIKKQKDLENGEVENEDASFSSRGKHDRAKYRAVAADFTAAKHKPREVSPQQRRERVRNRDFSFSNDSSSHGGKQTASPSLMSRKAGKASGAAALAEVAATDVKRLEEKCLVSTFSSGQKEASFTQNEGKRSKEQPSVLSRYPPAAHEQKSWKTPPKPVSELRSKAEKPSQATRGSCQSSADTRDEKSSRGESVALLAEKLRTNQGEGSDAAGDAQQCRGHCAASNGVATAYRCHVSAAESDCVGSKAEAANASTASHRQPLEGRAKRAAIPQEKELTDVPLESVRASPLTKRSHRSRSQEDILEILKEDAEQSAAAGHVSAGLKADSKTVQSSHEKLNSDEEMGRSKKANTQSDFETRKKANPKQFSNSRGVFRASLFENDKSAVHEEDSSKGVKPSDADTGGLKSRRSFSPREALRSKAIIKPAIVEKDMKAIMGGAVTETESEKQKSVFKAVTNKMTSSITIFPSEPTVPRPSTDTAGKERHITTSNIRVAPNEPSPITNSLPQPFEVAVNRSALKISETDRTGDAVLRSRTETVVSRSSIVIKTSEPPEKSAELPLDAASSRSHGSSDSISSETKHVTLRSSWRTRQGLHSLEDSQIKVEKNTASSPTNTCRSSVDLSEMEGNSTQTNSSEQSSVRSSASTNSWNTPEMGSRRTKSNLSASELLTRRNYTSDPTTASPWHRTTLPEESKNFVSSSRRKQYGSSEYLSQADTAGRRAVPTLELQDPTSSPSAPPGLQAEDQGASRVGRPTSRR